One Streptomyces sp. SAI-135 DNA segment encodes these proteins:
- a CDS encoding RICIN domain-containing protein gives MRTRARPGLWVLAVGIVLAFVLQLSATAESRAVSGEALSVDLASTRGPSTGVGEGFLYGFTQDGSQPADQFIKPLGINAFRGGGWFSGGWIRDNYQYGSATRADIDSIVAQAKRLTQPPYHAQYQVLVSDIYGANGGQPSNTRYPCDNGDCSNWIGFIDSTVGALQASGLTFSYDIWNEPDISAFWTRGVNSAQYFQMWDTAYREIRRIAPGAQIVGPSFAFTPERNPGQWRTWLAHVKAAGTVPDMIANHNEGDVDDPVTVARALNSALTTAGIGPLPLSSNEYQPADRQTAGVTAWYLARFAQSGYTNAMRGNWVCCVTPNLTGVLTQSGGTWQPTGNWWALRDYADMTGTLVDTSGQVGSTAISASEDPANKRAVAIIGDSNGTSGTTSVTFNGLSSVPWLTNGGSVHVTVHRIPDQAPLSAPQTVHDQNLNASGGSITVPLTFQGAHDAFAVYLTPASSGGESFPAGYHQLVVAHDDLCLDVYGNSGSAGAAIDQWTCNGQSNQQFQFAPVSGGYGQLRAQHSGQDVAVAGGSTTAGTPNIVQQPPGTTDNALWLPVRQSDGSYAFQNRNSGLCLDVYGGGSNPGQQLDQWQCKNAPGTNQDFFVR, from the coding sequence ATGAGGACGAGAGCGAGACCCGGACTTTGGGTACTGGCCGTCGGCATCGTCTTGGCGTTCGTGCTGCAACTGTCGGCGACAGCTGAGAGCCGAGCCGTCTCGGGCGAGGCGCTGAGCGTGGACCTGGCGTCGACGCGGGGCCCGTCGACCGGCGTGGGTGAGGGATTCCTCTACGGTTTCACGCAGGACGGCAGCCAGCCGGCGGACCAGTTCATCAAGCCACTGGGGATCAACGCGTTCCGCGGCGGCGGCTGGTTCTCCGGCGGCTGGATCAGGGACAACTACCAGTACGGATCGGCGACTCGGGCCGACATCGACTCGATCGTCGCACAGGCGAAACGCCTCACCCAGCCGCCGTACCACGCGCAGTACCAGGTACTGGTCAGCGACATCTACGGCGCCAACGGCGGCCAGCCGTCGAACACCAGGTACCCGTGCGACAACGGCGACTGCTCCAACTGGATCGGCTTCATCGACTCCACGGTGGGGGCACTGCAGGCTTCAGGGCTCACGTTCTCCTACGACATCTGGAACGAGCCCGACATCTCCGCCTTCTGGACCCGTGGCGTGAACAGCGCCCAGTACTTCCAGATGTGGGACACCGCCTACCGCGAGATACGTCGCATCGCCCCCGGCGCGCAGATCGTCGGCCCGTCCTTCGCGTTCACCCCGGAACGCAACCCCGGTCAATGGCGGACCTGGCTCGCGCACGTGAAGGCGGCCGGGACCGTACCGGACATGATCGCCAACCACAACGAGGGGGACGTCGACGACCCGGTCACCGTCGCACGGGCCCTCAACAGTGCCCTGACCACAGCGGGCATCGGTCCGCTGCCGCTGTCCTCCAACGAGTACCAGCCGGCCGACCGGCAGACCGCCGGGGTGACGGCCTGGTACCTGGCCCGGTTCGCACAGTCCGGGTACACCAACGCGATGCGCGGCAACTGGGTGTGCTGCGTGACCCCCAACCTGACCGGCGTCCTCACCCAGAGCGGGGGCACCTGGCAGCCGACCGGCAACTGGTGGGCGCTGCGGGACTACGCCGACATGACCGGCACCCTCGTCGACACCTCAGGCCAGGTCGGCTCCACGGCGATCTCGGCCTCCGAGGACCCCGCCAACAAGCGCGCGGTGGCGATCATCGGCGACTCGAACGGCACCTCCGGCACCACGTCCGTGACCTTCAACGGACTGTCGTCCGTGCCCTGGCTGACGAACGGCGGCAGTGTGCACGTCACCGTGCACCGCATCCCGGACCAGGCACCGCTCAGTGCGCCGCAGACCGTCCACGACCAGAACCTGAACGCCTCGGGCGGCTCCATCACCGTGCCGTTGACGTTCCAGGGCGCGCACGACGCGTTCGCCGTCTACCTCACACCGGCCTCCTCCGGCGGCGAGAGCTTCCCGGCCGGCTACCACCAACTCGTCGTCGCCCACGACGACTTGTGCCTGGACGTGTACGGCAACTCGGGCAGCGCTGGCGCCGCGATCGACCAGTGGACCTGCAACGGGCAGAGCAACCAGCAGTTCCAGTTCGCGCCGGTCTCGGGCGGCTACGGCCAACTGCGCGCACAGCACTCCGGCCAGGACGTGGCGGTCGCCGGCGGTTCCACCACGGCAGGCACCCCGAACATCGTGCAACAGCCCCCCGGCACCACGGACAACGCCCTCTGGCTGCCCGTGCGCCAGTCCGACGGCTCCTACGCCTTCCAGAACCGCAACAGCGGTCTGTGCCTGGACGTCTACGGCGGCGGCAGCAACCCGGGCCAACAACTCGACCAGTGGCAGTGCAAGAACGCACCGGGCACCAACCAGGACTTCTTCGTCCGCTGA
- a CDS encoding ricin-type beta-trefoil lectin domain protein yields the protein MSIAAALLLILTTAGTSFGDALGAPAPATKSAAAASPGCGKAPTLTSGNHTIQSGGQNRSYLLRVPAGYDSNRPYRLVFGFHWRGGTANDVDSGGTDGYNWSYYGLRRLADNANNSTIFVAPQGNGNGWANPGGQDVAFVDAMVNQIEAGLCVDTTQLFAAGFSYGGAMSYALACSRATVFRAVAVYSGANLSGCNGGGQPIAYMGLHGLRDNVLPIASGRQLRDTFVRANGCTAQNPPEPANGSLTHIITTYSGCRAGYPVVWAAFDGAGHDPGPIDGSTGGGWRTWTSGAVWQFFSQFGSNQPPQPSGSQKIVGQQSGRCVDINNSATANGTQAQLWDCNGGSNQRWTQTAAKQLVVYGNKCLGVGQAAGNGTAAAIWDCNGQADQQWNVNTDGTITAAQSGLCLDAAGQGTGNGTKLQLWSCSGGANQHWRLEN from the coding sequence ATGTCCATCGCGGCCGCACTGCTCCTCATCCTGACGACCGCGGGCACCTCGTTCGGCGACGCCCTGGGCGCACCCGCGCCGGCCACGAAGTCCGCCGCCGCGGCCAGTCCCGGCTGCGGCAAGGCCCCGACGCTGACCAGCGGCAACCACACGATCCAGAGCGGCGGCCAGAACCGCAGTTACCTCCTGCGGGTCCCGGCCGGCTACGACAGCAACCGCCCCTACCGGCTGGTCTTCGGCTTCCACTGGCGGGGCGGCACCGCGAACGACGTCGACTCGGGCGGCACGGACGGGTACAACTGGTCCTACTACGGCCTCAGGCGCCTTGCGGACAACGCGAACAACAGCACGATCTTCGTAGCCCCCCAGGGCAACGGCAACGGCTGGGCCAACCCCGGCGGCCAGGACGTGGCCTTCGTCGACGCCATGGTCAACCAGATCGAAGCAGGTCTGTGCGTCGACACCACCCAGCTGTTCGCGGCCGGCTTCAGCTACGGCGGCGCGATGTCGTACGCCCTCGCCTGCTCCCGGGCGACGGTCTTCCGTGCGGTCGCGGTCTACTCCGGCGCGAACCTCAGCGGATGCAACGGCGGCGGCCAGCCCATCGCCTACATGGGGCTGCACGGCCTCCGGGACAACGTGCTGCCCATCGCCTCGGGACGGCAACTGCGCGACACCTTCGTCCGGGCGAACGGCTGCACCGCGCAGAACCCGCCCGAGCCGGCCAACGGAAGCCTGACGCACATCATCACCACCTACTCCGGCTGCAGGGCCGGCTACCCCGTCGTCTGGGCCGCGTTCGACGGAGCGGGCCATGACCCCGGCCCCATCGACGGTTCCACCGGGGGCGGCTGGCGCACCTGGACCTCGGGAGCGGTGTGGCAGTTCTTCTCCCAGTTCGGCTCGAACCAGCCCCCGCAGCCCTCCGGAAGCCAGAAGATCGTCGGACAGCAGTCGGGACGCTGCGTCGACATCAACAACTCCGCCACCGCCAACGGCACACAGGCCCAGCTGTGGGACTGCAACGGCGGCTCCAACCAGCGGTGGACCCAAACCGCCGCCAAGCAGCTGGTCGTCTACGGCAACAAGTGCCTGGGGGTCGGCCAAGCGGCGGGCAACGGGACCGCGGCGGCGATCTGGGACTGCAACGGCCAGGCCGACCAGCAGTGGAACGTCAATACCGACGGCACGATCACGGCGGCGCAGTCGGGGCTCTGCCTGGACGCCGCGGGCCAGGGCACCGGCAACGGGACCAAGCTCCAGCTGTGGAGCTGCTCGGGCGGCGCGAACCAGCACTGGCGCCTGGAGAACTGA
- a CDS encoding ricin-type beta-trefoil lectin domain protein — MSAFARLLRRLRVPTAVLAGLLLTSGGIVGTAAAPAQAATSLTVNGASGGRTFDGVGAISGGGGNSRLLIDYPEPQRGQVLDYLFRPGYGASLQILKAEIGGDTNSTSGAEPSHQHTRSDLNCDRGYEWWLMEQAKARNPALKLYGLAWGAPGWIGNGNFWSTDMVNYLVSWLGCAKRHGLSIDYLGGWNERGYNVSWYQQLRTALDSNGYGSVKLVAADSDWAVANDINSNQAFASAVSAIGTHYPCGYRSAQTSCSVPAAALSSGKPLWASENGSDDYNGGAQAMARGINRGYIDGRMTAYLNWPVVAALTPNLPYPTMGLTLAAQPWSGSYSVGKNTWVMAHTSQFTAPGWHYLDSSSGYLGGNRNNGSYVSLKSTNNSDWSTVIETIDAGSAQTLNLNVTGGLSTGTVHVWSTDLRSANPADHFVHATDITPSGGAYSLTVQPGHLYTLTTTTGQGKGTATGPAKAPLKLPYSDSFDGYATGTEAKYLMDWQGAFEAAGCGGGRAGTCVRQMSPQKPITWDALTDPHALLGDVGWGNYTVASDVLLEQPGYVELIGRAGGHDYDRTGGQNAYRLRVSDTGAWSILNSNTNGTVSTLARGTTAALGTNRWHTLGLTFSGTTITAVIDGATVGSVNDGTWASGQIGYGTSQGETAQFDNLSVTPGSGGNGGTTGAIVGTGSGRCVDVPNQSQTAGTQVALWDCNGGSNQQWTNTSSGELRVYGSSCLDAAGQGTSPGTKVDIWNCTGGANQKWTIHADGTITGDQSGLCLDATGAGTANGTPLQLWTCTGGSNQKWSRD; from the coding sequence GTGTCAGCATTCGCACGGCTGTTACGGCGCCTGCGGGTCCCGACGGCCGTACTCGCGGGCCTCCTCCTGACCTCCGGCGGCATCGTGGGGACGGCCGCCGCACCCGCCCAGGCCGCCACCTCCCTCACCGTCAACGGCGCGTCCGGCGGGCGGACCTTCGACGGCGTCGGCGCGATCAGCGGCGGAGGCGGCAACAGCAGACTCCTGATCGACTATCCCGAGCCCCAGCGCGGCCAGGTCCTCGACTACCTGTTCCGGCCCGGCTACGGCGCCTCCCTGCAGATCCTCAAAGCGGAGATCGGCGGCGACACCAACTCCACCTCGGGCGCCGAGCCGAGCCACCAGCACACCCGCTCCGACCTGAACTGCGACCGTGGCTACGAGTGGTGGCTGATGGAGCAGGCCAAGGCCCGCAACCCCGCCCTCAAGCTGTACGGGCTCGCCTGGGGAGCGCCCGGCTGGATCGGCAACGGCAACTTCTGGTCCACCGACATGGTCAACTACCTGGTGTCGTGGCTCGGTTGTGCCAAGCGGCACGGACTGAGCATCGACTACCTCGGCGGATGGAACGAGCGGGGCTACAACGTCTCCTGGTACCAGCAGCTGCGCACCGCCCTCGACAGCAACGGCTACGGCAGCGTCAAGCTCGTCGCGGCCGACTCGGACTGGGCCGTGGCGAACGACATCAACTCCAACCAGGCGTTCGCCTCCGCGGTGAGCGCCATCGGCACGCACTACCCGTGCGGCTACCGCTCCGCCCAGACCAGCTGCTCGGTACCGGCGGCCGCCCTTTCGTCCGGCAAACCGCTGTGGGCGAGCGAGAACGGCTCGGACGACTACAACGGCGGAGCGCAGGCCATGGCCCGCGGCATCAACCGCGGATACATCGACGGACGGATGACCGCCTATCTCAACTGGCCCGTGGTCGCCGCCCTGACCCCCAATCTGCCGTACCCCACAATGGGCCTCACCCTGGCCGCACAGCCGTGGTCCGGCTCCTACTCGGTCGGCAAGAACACCTGGGTGATGGCCCACACCAGCCAGTTCACCGCCCCGGGCTGGCACTACCTCGACTCCTCCAGCGGCTACCTCGGCGGCAACCGGAACAACGGCAGCTACGTATCGCTCAAGTCCACCAACAACTCCGACTGGTCCACGGTGATCGAGACCATCGACGCCGGCAGCGCCCAGACGCTGAACCTCAACGTCACCGGGGGCCTGTCCACCGGCACCGTGCACGTCTGGTCCACCGACCTCAGGTCCGCGAACCCGGCCGACCACTTCGTGCACGCCACCGACATCACCCCGTCCGGCGGTGCCTACAGCCTGACCGTGCAGCCCGGGCACCTGTACACCCTGACCACCACGACCGGGCAGGGCAAGGGCACCGCCACCGGCCCCGCCAAGGCCCCGTTGAAGCTGCCGTACAGCGACTCCTTCGACGGCTACGCCACCGGCACCGAGGCGAAGTACCTGATGGACTGGCAGGGCGCTTTCGAAGCGGCGGGCTGCGGAGGCGGCCGCGCCGGCACCTGCGTGCGCCAGATGAGCCCGCAGAAGCCGATCACCTGGGACGCGCTCACCGATCCGCACGCCCTGCTCGGGGACGTGGGCTGGGGCAACTACACCGTTGCCTCCGACGTGCTGCTCGAACAGCCCGGATACGTCGAGCTGATAGGCCGTGCCGGCGGGCACGACTACGACCGAACCGGCGGCCAGAACGCCTACCGCCTGCGGGTGAGCGACACCGGGGCCTGGTCGATCCTGAACTCGAACACCAACGGCACCGTCTCCACCCTGGCCCGCGGCACAACCGCGGCACTGGGCACCAACCGGTGGCACACCCTCGGTCTCACCTTTTCCGGCACCACGATCACCGCGGTCATCGACGGTGCCACGGTCGGTTCCGTGAACGACGGCACGTGGGCGAGCGGACAGATCGGCTACGGGACCAGCCAGGGAGAGACGGCTCAGTTCGACAACCTGTCCGTCACCCCCGGCAGCGGCGGAAACGGCGGCACGACCGGCGCGATCGTCGGGACCGGTTCCGGCCGCTGCGTGGACGTACCGAACCAGTCGCAGACGGCCGGCACCCAGGTGGCGCTGTGGGACTGCAACGGTGGCAGCAACCAGCAGTGGACGAACACCTCGTCAGGTGAGCTGCGCGTGTACGGCAGCTCCTGCCTGGACGCCGCGGGCCAGGGCACGAGCCCCGGCACCAAGGTCGACATCTGGAACTGCACCGGAGGCGCCAACCAGAAGTGGACGATCCACGCCGACGGCACCATCACCGGTGACCAGTCCGGCCTGTGCCTGGACGCCACCGGCGCGGGCACCGCCAACGGCACCCCGCTGCAGCTGTGGACCTGCACCGGCGGCAGCAACCAGAAGTGGTCGCGCGACTGA
- a CDS encoding alpha-L-fucosidase, with protein MSSSPLPLSRRRLLAAAGAATAFGLLRFAPEAAATDGPTSYTPSWSSVDQHPPAPAWFQDAKFGIYYHWGAFSVPAFGNEWYPRNMYIGGSAENNHHKATYGDPSAWPYHNFIDGARDKAGTYVQFAPKLVSQGGRWDPDAWARLFKAAGARFAGPVAEHHDGFSMWNSRVSPWNSVQRGPRLDLVGVHAQAIRGQGLKFMASLHHAYHFNGFYDHVPSQSDPSLRILYGQQGSAAENKLWYDKLVEVIDGYQPDLVWQDFALNQVQESYRLQFLAHYYNQAVAWNKDVVATYKDGLNNKGEVFDFERGGPADLLTPYWLTDDSISSSSWCYTVGIGYYSTQAMLHSLIDRVSKGGNMLLNIAPMADGTIPSGQQSILLAMGDWLGRFGEGIYATRSWSSYGEGPTKMGGGSFSGPVAGKPQDVRFTRSRDNKVLYATALGWQGGTMTITTLNSNRINLSSLTRAQLLGNTAGTYIDLPAPTQDASGLHLTMPSAGPPFAALAYTVKLTFSGEIPVLGAPGGSTTWVRIANVTSGLVLDSGGDVAAGSNLKQWNYDGSTNLQWQLIDLGNGYHRIVNRTNGMAADSYGNAANGAPARQQPWNGGNNQQWSLTSLGNNRYQIVNRGTGTALDGSGSTTAGSSTVLWTPNSSTNNAWTVTAV; from the coding sequence ATGTCCTCCTCCCCCCTGCCGTTGAGCCGGCGCCGACTGCTGGCGGCGGCCGGCGCGGCGACGGCCTTCGGCCTGCTGCGGTTCGCCCCCGAGGCCGCCGCGACCGACGGCCCCACCAGCTACACCCCCAGCTGGTCGTCCGTGGACCAGCATCCCCCGGCCCCGGCCTGGTTCCAGGACGCCAAGTTCGGCATCTACTACCACTGGGGCGCCTTCAGCGTTCCCGCGTTCGGCAACGAGTGGTACCCGCGCAACATGTACATCGGCGGCTCGGCCGAGAACAACCACCACAAGGCCACCTACGGCGACCCCTCGGCGTGGCCGTACCACAACTTCATCGACGGCGCCCGCGACAAGGCCGGCACGTACGTGCAGTTCGCCCCCAAGCTCGTCTCCCAGGGCGGCAGATGGGATCCCGACGCCTGGGCGCGGCTGTTCAAGGCGGCCGGTGCGCGGTTCGCCGGCCCGGTGGCCGAGCACCACGACGGCTTCTCCATGTGGAACAGCCGCGTCAGTCCGTGGAACTCGGTCCAGCGCGGTCCCCGGCTCGACCTGGTGGGGGTGCACGCGCAGGCCATCCGCGGGCAGGGGCTGAAGTTCATGGCCTCCCTGCACCACGCCTACCACTTCAACGGCTTCTACGACCACGTGCCCAGCCAGTCGGACCCCAGCCTGCGCATCCTCTACGGACAGCAGGGCTCAGCCGCGGAGAACAAGCTCTGGTACGACAAGCTGGTCGAGGTGATCGACGGCTACCAACCCGACCTGGTCTGGCAGGACTTCGCCCTGAACCAGGTGCAGGAGTCCTACCGGCTGCAGTTCCTCGCGCACTACTACAACCAGGCCGTCGCGTGGAACAAGGACGTGGTCGCGACCTACAAGGACGGTCTCAACAACAAGGGTGAGGTCTTCGACTTCGAGCGCGGAGGCCCGGCGGACCTGCTCACCCCCTACTGGCTGACCGACGACAGCATCTCCTCCTCCAGCTGGTGCTACACGGTCGGCATCGGCTACTACTCCACGCAGGCCATGCTCCACTCGCTGATCGACCGGGTCAGCAAGGGCGGCAACATGCTGCTGAACATCGCGCCGATGGCGGACGGCACCATTCCCTCCGGGCAGCAGTCCATCCTGCTGGCCATGGGCGACTGGCTCGGCCGCTTCGGAGAGGGGATCTACGCCACCCGCTCCTGGTCCAGCTACGGCGAGGGCCCCACCAAGATGGGCGGAGGCTCGTTCAGCGGACCGGTGGCCGGCAAACCGCAGGACGTGCGGTTCACCCGCAGCCGGGACAACAAGGTCCTGTACGCCACCGCGCTGGGCTGGCAGGGCGGCACCATGACCATCACGACCCTGAACTCCAACCGGATCAACCTCAGCAGCCTGACGCGCGCCCAACTGCTCGGCAACACCGCCGGCACCTACATCGACCTGCCCGCACCGACCCAGGACGCGTCCGGCCTGCACCTGACCATGCCCTCGGCCGGCCCGCCCTTCGCTGCGCTCGCCTACACCGTCAAGCTCACCTTCTCCGGTGAGATACCCGTCCTGGGCGCGCCCGGCGGCTCCACCACCTGGGTCAGGATCGCCAACGTGACCAGCGGGCTGGTGCTCGACAGCGGAGGCGACGTCGCCGCCGGTTCCAACCTCAAGCAGTGGAACTACGACGGCAGCACCAACCTCCAGTGGCAGCTCATCGACCTCGGCAACGGCTACCACCGCATCGTGAACCGCACCAACGGCATGGCCGCCGACAGTTACGGCAACGCCGCCAACGGCGCTCCCGCCCGCCAGCAGCCCTGGAACGGCGGCAACAACCAGCAGTGGTCGCTGACCAGCCTCGGCAACAACCGCTACCAGATCGTCAATCGCGGCACCGGCACCGCCCTCGACGGCAGCGGCAGCACCACGGCCGGCTCCAGCACGGTGCTGTGGACGCCGAACTCCAGCACCAACAACGCGTGGACGGTCACCGCCGTCTGA
- a CDS encoding arabinofuranosidase catalytic domain-containing protein: MLSAPAPALASTPSPLVSSASGRCLDVRGNVDTPGTALDIQDCDNQPNQAFEFTSAGELRTMSGTRCVDAYDNRTAPGTPVIIWSCNGQANQAWRQNADGSVTGVQSGLCLDVNGAGTANGTAVILWTCNGQSNQKWTTSTPPPAPGGSGPCDLYSAGGTPCVAAHSTVRALYGSYGGSLYQVRRASDNATRNIGVRAAGGFADAAAQDSFCGGTSCVITVVYDQSGRGNDLWYQGSAQVPGSSQSSPAKATSESLTAGGTKAYSLYINPGNSYWRDGHLTGVPTGSAPEGAYMVTSGTHVNNGCCFDYGNSETTRKADAAGAMDAINFGTQCWFGGCSGSGPWVQADLEWGLYSGGSQSWNGNQRAFTSKFVTAMLKNNGTSRFALKGGNAQSGSLTTLWDGALPAGYSPMKKQGAIVLGSGGDCCKPGGGANLSAGTFYEGAIVAGYPSDATDNAVQANITAAGYR; the protein is encoded by the coding sequence ATGCTGTCGGCACCGGCCCCCGCCCTCGCGTCGACGCCGTCCCCCTTGGTGAGTTCGGCGTCCGGGCGGTGCCTGGACGTCAGGGGCAACGTCGACACTCCGGGAACGGCCCTCGACATCCAGGACTGTGACAACCAGCCGAACCAGGCGTTCGAGTTCACCTCGGCGGGCGAGCTGAGGACGATGAGCGGCACCCGATGCGTGGACGCCTACGACAACCGGACCGCGCCGGGAACCCCGGTGATCATCTGGTCGTGCAACGGGCAGGCGAACCAGGCGTGGCGACAGAACGCCGACGGGTCCGTCACCGGTGTCCAGTCCGGCCTGTGCCTGGACGTCAACGGGGCGGGCACGGCCAACGGCACCGCGGTCATCCTGTGGACCTGCAACGGCCAGAGCAACCAGAAGTGGACCACGTCGACCCCTCCGCCCGCCCCCGGCGGGTCGGGCCCGTGCGACCTCTACTCCGCGGGCGGCACTCCGTGCGTGGCCGCGCACAGCACCGTGCGGGCGCTCTACGGGTCGTACGGCGGCAGCCTTTACCAGGTCAGGCGCGCCTCGGACAACGCGACCAGGAACATCGGCGTCCGGGCGGCCGGCGGTTTCGCCGACGCGGCGGCGCAGGACTCGTTCTGCGGGGGCACCTCCTGTGTGATCACGGTCGTCTACGACCAGTCCGGACGCGGCAACGACCTGTGGTACCAGGGGTCGGCCCAGGTCCCGGGATCGAGTCAGAGCAGTCCCGCGAAGGCCACCTCGGAGTCGCTGACCGCCGGGGGCACCAAGGCGTACTCGCTGTACATCAATCCCGGGAACAGCTACTGGCGGGACGGCCATCTGACGGGCGTGCCGACCGGCAGCGCGCCCGAAGGGGCGTACATGGTGACCAGCGGCACCCACGTCAACAACGGCTGCTGCTTCGACTACGGCAACAGCGAGACGACCCGGAAGGCCGACGCCGCCGGGGCGATGGACGCCATCAACTTCGGCACCCAGTGCTGGTTCGGCGGCTGCTCGGGAAGCGGACCCTGGGTCCAGGCCGACCTCGAATGGGGCCTGTACTCCGGCGGCAGCCAGTCCTGGAACGGCAACCAGCGGGCCTTCACCAGCAAGTTCGTCACCGCGATGCTGAAGAACAACGGGACGTCGAGGTTCGCCCTCAAGGGCGGCAACGCCCAGTCCGGCAGCCTGACCACCCTGTGGGACGGCGCACTCCCCGCCGGATACAGCCCCATGAAGAAGCAGGGCGCCATCGTCCTCGGCAGCGGCGGCGACTGCTGCAAGCCCGGCGGCGGCGCCAACCTGAGCGCCGGCACCTTCTACGAGGGGGCCATCGTCGCCGGCTATCCCTCCGACGCGACCGACAACGCGGTGCAGGCCAACATCACCGCGGCCGGATACCGCTGA